The proteins below come from a single Tsuneonella deserti genomic window:
- a CDS encoding TetR/AcrR family transcriptional regulator encodes MGEGTHPKASETERFERRRQDVVHAASALINELGVKGTTFAELARAVGLNATSITYYFDRKDKLVVAVYEATLDWLERAAREAGDLPTPAERVRAFIAAHVALRRRIRGGERGLITALSEIRTLEEAAQAPLLTQYARVVDHVRGFFGEHREGLKRSLDTARAHVLLEAMFWWPVWSLRYSTRDFDRLEARMFDIFARGLAGDGKGWQPRPLESEGWRSPEVSSAETTNAFLRSATVMINQRGYRGASVNRIAAALNVTKGSFYHHHNAKDDLVFECFQRSYDRLSAVQLAAEDIEADGWTQIASALAELIDLQFRDPMPLLRTTALQALPLDERGSVVVRSNRLANRFAGMLADGIADGSVRPVDPLVASQLIMPALNAAYEARGWAARQPDPEIAVKLYAWTLCAGVFSDPPEVG; translated from the coding sequence ATGGGGGAGGGGACGCACCCGAAGGCAAGCGAGACCGAGCGGTTCGAGCGCCGGAGGCAGGATGTCGTGCACGCGGCATCGGCGCTGATCAACGAACTGGGGGTTAAGGGTACGACCTTTGCCGAGCTCGCCCGCGCCGTGGGCCTCAACGCGACCAGCATCACCTATTACTTCGACCGCAAGGACAAGCTGGTGGTCGCGGTGTACGAGGCGACGCTCGATTGGTTGGAGAGGGCCGCGCGCGAGGCTGGTGACTTGCCTACCCCGGCCGAGCGGGTGCGGGCGTTTATCGCCGCACATGTCGCACTGCGCCGCCGTATCCGCGGAGGGGAGCGCGGGCTGATCACCGCGCTCAGCGAAATCCGCACCCTGGAAGAAGCGGCGCAGGCGCCGCTGCTTACGCAGTATGCCCGCGTAGTGGACCATGTGCGCGGCTTCTTCGGAGAACACCGCGAGGGCCTCAAGCGCTCGCTCGACACCGCACGGGCGCACGTCCTGCTGGAGGCGATGTTCTGGTGGCCGGTGTGGTCTCTGCGGTATTCGACCCGCGATTTCGACCGGCTCGAAGCGCGCATGTTCGACATCTTCGCACGAGGCCTGGCAGGAGATGGCAAAGGCTGGCAGCCACGTCCGCTGGAGAGCGAGGGGTGGCGCTCGCCAGAAGTTTCCAGCGCGGAGACAACCAACGCCTTCCTTCGTTCGGCCACCGTGATGATTAACCAGCGCGGCTATCGGGGCGCCTCGGTCAACCGGATCGCGGCCGCACTCAACGTCACCAAGGGCAGCTTCTATCACCACCACAATGCCAAGGACGATCTCGTATTCGAGTGCTTCCAGCGCAGCTACGACCGGCTATCCGCGGTCCAGCTTGCCGCGGAGGATATCGAGGCCGACGGCTGGACCCAGATCGCCAGCGCGCTGGCCGAGCTGATCGACCTGCAATTCCGCGATCCGATGCCCCTGCTGCGTACCACCGCGCTGCAGGCGCTGCCGTTGGATGAACGGGGCAGTGTCGTCGTGAGATCGAACCGTCTTGCAAACAGGTTCGCGGGAATGCTGGCAGACGGAATAGCCGACGGGTCCGTGCGTCCGGTCGATCCGCTGGTGGCGAGCCAGCTCATCATGCCGGCCCTTAATGCCGCCTACGAGGCGCGAGGTTGGGCGGCGAGGCAGCCCGACCCGGAGATTGCCGTCAAGCTCTACGCCTGGACGCTGTGCGCGGGCGTCTTCAGCGATCCTCCCGAGGTCGGCTGA
- a CDS encoding TonB-dependent receptor plug domain-containing protein produces the protein MLLDITTRLALNFEKRVSAAASGNKPVVKGETMMKSSLRHTCACFALAAGTFGSSAAFAQTDPGPDAAAESQPEIVVTGTLIRGSTEDQPAPVDVITSDELAKQGSPSVIDLLKNLPTSNGIIGDANQFDARAQGNEGVASVNLRGLGPQRTLVLLNGKRIVQSGGSGIPIVDVNLIPGAAIGRIEVLKDGAAATYGSDAIGGVVNFITKTNQDGFLASGDYRYIKGSKGDYGGALSFGKDVEGLRLFLSAGYQHRSELQTIDRDFTIQPYPNNPQGGWTGGGNPGNFDFNATVGGLNFVRDLGCEDLGGFRSVTGSTTDRCFNQYGLFGNLIEPEDRFQIFADLEFDIGSSSTLRFNALWGHSETQITTSPSYLPTLPPSGYSANTLTTIPASGVLTPAQAAGPGVFVIPAYAPALRDYCAVYGAAAGCLTTAGGTPLAPALAFPVLFRPTLLGGNPLYFDDNERGSATSPRVSDEYLVSAEFRTPISDSLDFTASATYSEYERMFEGTDTFGDLLQNALAGFGGPNCPYASAASRAGLTGAQLAALAGTNGCTFFNPFSTAVAVNPVTGDVNPNYAGSRPTGGLSTAPGAGLINDLATFDTFFQEPRTVAITRQLVADAIVSGQTGITLPGGNVGFAVGAQYRKNWYSRDYNIVSNLNYNPCPGSPLDPNAVCVQQTGALGFLGTNSPGRTSGDVIAAFAELQLPITDAIQAQLAARFEDYGGAVGSTFDPQARVKWQVTDFLALRGGVGTTFRGPPAQQLAGNLTSLQVIGTSFRAIDINGNPNLAPESATTYNAGAIIETDRFNASIDWFRYDLDGPIEGEPVQGIVNALFGATGAANCADPAYAALAARFTFTAAGCGIGNVQRLRTQIVNGGKIRTSGIDFQANYRMPVGADAAISAGFAGTYVIEYKTSDVVVEGILVQPGFDAVGQLNYQTTAYPLPEWKGNAYLQGEMGNHSLRLQVNYIDGYIDQRGDAIFGPNTGALAGQAVTAGKKIDSFTTVDLTYRVVLPTDTTIALSLQNILDEDPPFARLDQNYDPFTASPLGFNAKIAVSQAF, from the coding sequence ATGCTGCTTGACATCACCACCCGACTGGCATTGAATTTCGAGAAACGGGTATCTGCCGCGGCAAGCGGAAACAAGCCCGTAGTCAAGGGAGAGACGATGATGAAATCGAGTCTGCGCCACACTTGCGCCTGCTTCGCGCTCGCCGCAGGAACGTTCGGAAGCAGCGCGGCCTTCGCGCAGACCGATCCGGGGCCGGACGCAGCAGCGGAATCGCAGCCGGAAATTGTCGTCACGGGCACCCTCATCCGCGGATCGACCGAAGACCAGCCGGCTCCGGTGGACGTCATCACCTCGGACGAACTCGCCAAGCAGGGTTCGCCGAGTGTTATCGACCTGCTCAAGAACCTGCCGACCTCGAACGGCATCATCGGCGATGCCAACCAGTTCGACGCTCGCGCGCAAGGCAACGAAGGCGTCGCCTCGGTCAACCTGCGCGGCCTCGGCCCGCAGCGCACCCTGGTCCTCCTCAACGGCAAGCGCATCGTCCAGTCTGGCGGCAGCGGCATCCCCATCGTCGACGTCAACCTGATCCCCGGCGCAGCCATTGGCCGGATCGAGGTGCTGAAGGACGGCGCCGCGGCAACCTACGGTTCGGACGCGATCGGCGGCGTGGTGAACTTCATCACCAAGACCAACCAGGATGGCTTCCTTGCTTCGGGCGACTATCGCTACATCAAGGGATCGAAGGGCGATTACGGCGGCGCGCTGAGCTTCGGCAAGGACGTCGAAGGCCTGCGCCTGTTCCTGTCGGCCGGCTACCAGCATCGTTCCGAACTTCAGACGATCGATCGCGATTTCACGATCCAGCCGTACCCCAATAACCCCCAGGGCGGCTGGACGGGTGGCGGCAATCCCGGCAACTTCGACTTCAATGCAACGGTCGGCGGCCTGAACTTCGTTCGCGACCTGGGCTGCGAGGATCTTGGCGGATTCCGCAGCGTGACCGGCTCGACGACCGATCGCTGCTTCAACCAGTACGGCCTGTTCGGCAACCTGATCGAACCGGAAGACCGCTTCCAGATCTTCGCCGACCTCGAGTTCGACATCGGCTCGAGCAGCACGCTGCGCTTCAACGCGCTGTGGGGCCATTCGGAAACCCAGATTACCACTTCGCCAAGCTATCTGCCGACGCTTCCGCCGTCCGGATACTCCGCCAATACCTTGACCACCATCCCGGCAAGTGGCGTCCTGACGCCGGCGCAGGCGGCCGGCCCCGGAGTGTTCGTGATCCCGGCCTACGCTCCGGCGCTGCGCGACTACTGCGCCGTCTACGGCGCAGCGGCGGGCTGCCTCACCACCGCCGGCGGCACGCCGCTCGCGCCGGCACTGGCCTTCCCGGTCTTGTTCCGACCGACCCTCCTGGGCGGCAATCCGCTGTACTTCGACGACAACGAGCGCGGTTCGGCGACGTCGCCGCGCGTCTCGGACGAGTATCTCGTCTCGGCCGAGTTCCGCACGCCGATCAGCGACAGCCTCGATTTCACCGCCAGCGCCACCTACAGCGAATACGAACGCATGTTCGAGGGCACCGACACGTTCGGCGACCTGCTTCAGAACGCGCTGGCTGGGTTCGGTGGGCCGAACTGCCCCTACGCATCGGCTGCCTCGCGCGCTGGGCTGACGGGTGCCCAACTGGCGGCGCTCGCCGGAACCAACGGGTGCACTTTCTTCAACCCGTTCTCGACAGCAGTGGCCGTCAACCCGGTCACCGGAGACGTCAACCCGAACTACGCCGGCAGCCGCCCGACCGGAGGCTTGTCGACCGCTCCGGGAGCCGGGCTGATCAACGACCTGGCGACCTTCGACACCTTCTTCCAGGAACCGCGGACCGTCGCGATCACCCGTCAGCTGGTGGCGGACGCCATCGTCTCGGGCCAGACCGGCATCACTCTGCCCGGCGGCAACGTCGGGTTCGCGGTCGGCGCGCAGTACCGGAAGAACTGGTACTCGCGCGACTACAACATCGTCAGCAACCTCAACTACAACCCCTGCCCCGGCTCGCCGCTCGATCCGAACGCGGTATGCGTGCAGCAGACCGGCGCTCTCGGCTTCCTCGGCACCAACAGCCCGGGGCGGACCAGCGGTGATGTCATCGCCGCATTTGCCGAGCTGCAACTGCCGATCACCGACGCGATCCAGGCCCAGCTTGCTGCCCGGTTCGAGGATTACGGCGGCGCCGTGGGATCGACCTTCGATCCGCAAGCGCGCGTCAAGTGGCAGGTCACCGATTTCCTCGCCCTGCGCGGCGGCGTCGGCACCACCTTCCGCGGTCCTCCGGCGCAGCAGCTTGCCGGTAACCTCACTTCGCTGCAGGTCATCGGCACGTCGTTCCGGGCGATCGACATCAACGGCAACCCGAACCTCGCGCCTGAAAGCGCAACGACCTACAACGCCGGCGCGATCATCGAGACCGACCGTTTCAACGCGAGCATCGACTGGTTCCGGTATGACCTGGACGGTCCGATCGAGGGCGAACCGGTGCAGGGCATCGTCAATGCTCTCTTCGGCGCCACGGGGGCGGCGAACTGCGCCGATCCGGCCTACGCCGCCCTGGCCGCGCGCTTCACGTTCACCGCTGCCGGATGCGGCATCGGCAACGTGCAGCGGCTGCGGACGCAGATCGTCAACGGCGGGAAGATCCGGACATCCGGCATCGACTTCCAGGCGAACTACCGCATGCCGGTGGGCGCGGACGCAGCGATCAGCGCCGGCTTCGCGGGCACTTACGTGATCGAGTACAAGACCAGCGACGTCGTGGTCGAAGGCATCCTGGTTCAGCCGGGCTTCGATGCGGTTGGCCAGCTCAATTACCAGACGACGGCCTATCCGCTGCCGGAATGGAAGGGCAACGCCTACCTCCAGGGCGAAATGGGCAACCATTCGCTGCGGCTGCAGGTGAACTACATCGACGGCTACATCGACCAGCGCGGCGATGCGATCTTCGGTCCCAACACCGGCGCGCTCGCGGGCCAGGCTGTGACGGCGGGCAAGAAGATCGATTCCTTCACCACCGTCGACCTGACGTACCGCGTGGTCCTGCCGACCGACACGACCATCGCGCTTTCGCTGCAAAACATCCTCGACGAGGATCCGCCGTTCGCGCGGCTCGACCAGAACTACGACCCCTTCACCGCAAGCCCGCTGGGCTTCAACGCCAAGATCGCCGTTTCGCAGGCGTTCTAG
- a CDS encoding MFS transporter: MEANLKRNYTANFVHGVLGMTGFRLIYAPTIIPAYLLLITGSAAAVGLGTALLQLGATISPILSGARIEHRSHILPYSIRVGSMMRLAILGLALAGWLLTGHVLVLVTLFLFLFLGFFNGAQRVAFQMLMAKVIPISRRGRLQGYRNLAGGMIAAVLAWVAGKYFIAGEWLGNGYSTTFLFAFALTSAGLLVLQTLIREPASPASRPVIPLRERVRQFPQLLEDRDFARFILAQACATAIRIGGPFWTIYAGQRLGMSGALIGGLSFAFLGADTLSNLLWGPMGDRLGFRIVYILSLALAAIGVVLLMISGKPLAIYAAFVLLGTGGSGWMLAATTMVLEFGAHEDIPMRLAFVTTAEGAVAAVGPVLAGLLVAAAGFEPLFALVLAGIAFALGLMVFAVREPRRREQV; encoded by the coding sequence ATGGAAGCGAACCTGAAGCGCAACTACACGGCCAACTTCGTCCATGGCGTCCTGGGAATGACCGGGTTCCGGCTGATCTACGCGCCAACGATCATCCCGGCATATCTCCTGCTGATAACCGGGAGCGCGGCCGCAGTCGGCCTTGGCACCGCACTGCTCCAGCTCGGCGCGACGATCTCGCCGATCCTGTCGGGCGCGCGGATCGAGCATCGCAGCCACATCCTGCCATACTCCATCCGCGTCGGTTCGATGATGCGGCTGGCGATCCTTGGCCTCGCGCTCGCCGGCTGGCTGCTGACGGGGCACGTGCTGGTGCTCGTCACCCTGTTCCTGTTCCTGTTCCTCGGCTTCTTCAACGGTGCCCAGCGGGTCGCCTTCCAGATGCTGATGGCCAAGGTCATTCCCATCTCGCGGCGGGGCCGGTTGCAGGGCTATCGCAATCTGGCGGGCGGAATGATCGCCGCCGTCCTCGCTTGGGTCGCGGGCAAGTACTTCATCGCCGGGGAATGGCTCGGCAACGGGTATTCGACGACGTTCCTGTTCGCCTTTGCGCTCACGAGCGCAGGACTGCTGGTTCTCCAGACGCTGATCCGCGAGCCGGCCTCTCCCGCCTCGCGCCCCGTCATTCCGTTGCGCGAGCGAGTCCGCCAGTTCCCCCAACTCCTCGAAGACAGGGACTTCGCGCGCTTCATCCTCGCGCAGGCCTGCGCCACCGCGATCCGCATCGGCGGCCCGTTCTGGACAATCTATGCCGGCCAGCGGCTCGGCATGAGCGGCGCGCTGATCGGCGGCCTGAGCTTCGCGTTTCTCGGCGCCGACACCCTTTCGAACTTGTTGTGGGGGCCGATGGGCGACCGGCTGGGCTTCCGGATCGTTTACATCCTGTCGCTGGCGCTCGCGGCGATCGGGGTCGTCCTGCTGATGATCTCGGGCAAGCCGCTCGCCATCTACGCCGCTTTCGTGCTGCTTGGCACGGGAGGGTCGGGCTGGATGCTGGCGGCGACCACGATGGTGCTCGAATTCGGGGCGCACGAGGACATTCCCATGCGCCTCGCCTTCGTGACGACCGCGGAAGGCGCGGTGGCTGCGGTCGGGCCGGTCCTGGCCGGATTGCTGGTCGCCGCCGCAGGGTTCGAACCCCTGTTCGCGCTCGTGCTCGCCGGTATCGCTTTCGCGCTCGGGCTCATGGTGTTCGCGGTGCGCGAGCCGAGACGGAGAGAACAGGTTTGA
- a CDS encoding acyl-CoA dehydrogenase family protein: MAILNEEQEMLRDMARNWTTSESPVAAWRKVRSEKPVEGYSPDAWKTMAEMGWAGIVIPEPFGGSEFGWLSAGLVVEELGKTLTASPLVATTLAASAIVLGGSDEQKGKWLPKLASGERVGTLAFDEGPRHDGRYSAKVEGGKLTGTKAFVHEAHGATLFVVAAADGLYLVEKGDGVSLSDRKLTDQRSHAEVTFNGAAAEKLTGGGDTLLDDVLDRARILTAAEMLGMAQQVFDVTLDYLKQRVQFNQVLASFQALQHRMADLFGDLAMMRSAVEGGLEALDSGFGIARAATVAKAEANRVLHTMSREGIQLHGGIGMTDEYDVGFYLKRARVLEASWGSTSYLRNRFATLAGY, from the coding sequence ATGGCCATTCTCAACGAAGAACAGGAAATGCTGCGCGACATGGCGCGGAACTGGACGACCAGCGAAAGCCCGGTCGCCGCGTGGCGCAAAGTGCGCAGCGAGAAACCCGTCGAGGGCTATTCGCCCGACGCTTGGAAAACGATGGCCGAGATGGGCTGGGCCGGGATCGTCATTCCCGAACCGTTTGGCGGCAGCGAGTTCGGCTGGCTTTCCGCCGGCCTCGTGGTCGAAGAGCTGGGCAAGACGCTCACCGCCAGTCCGCTGGTTGCAACCACCCTCGCCGCCAGCGCAATCGTGCTCGGGGGTAGCGACGAACAGAAGGGCAAGTGGCTGCCGAAACTCGCCAGCGGCGAAAGGGTCGGCACGTTGGCATTCGATGAAGGCCCCCGCCACGATGGGCGCTATTCGGCGAAGGTCGAGGGCGGCAAGCTCACGGGCACCAAGGCGTTCGTGCACGAGGCGCACGGCGCCACCTTATTCGTGGTCGCGGCTGCGGACGGGCTCTACCTCGTCGAAAAGGGTGACGGCGTCTCGCTGTCCGACCGCAAGCTCACCGACCAGCGCAGCCATGCCGAAGTGACGTTCAACGGCGCGGCAGCCGAGAAGCTGACGGGCGGCGGCGATACCCTGCTGGACGACGTGCTCGACCGTGCGCGCATCCTGACCGCCGCGGAAATGCTCGGCATGGCGCAGCAGGTGTTCGACGTGACGCTCGACTACCTGAAGCAGCGCGTGCAGTTCAACCAGGTCCTCGCGAGCTTCCAGGCGCTGCAGCACCGGATGGCCGACCTGTTCGGCGACTTGGCGATGATGCGCTCGGCGGTGGAAGGCGGGCTCGAGGCGCTCGACAGCGGCTTCGGGATCGCGCGTGCAGCCACCGTCGCCAAGGCTGAAGCCAACCGCGTGCTCCACACGATGAGCCGCGAGGGCATCCAGCTTCACGGCGGCATCGGCATGACCGACGAATACGACGTCGGCTTCTACCTGAAGCGCGCGCGCGTGCTCGAGGCGAGCTGGGGCTCGACGAGCTACCTGAGGAACCGCTTCGCGACGCTGGCGGGCTACTGA